The stretch of DNA TAGTCGTGCTTGAGGGTTTCGTCCGGGATGCCCGCGAATTTGATCTGCCCGGCGGCGATGTTTTCGAATCCGTCGTAGGCGTCCTGGGAGCGAGGGACATACGGACAGGCCAGGTGCATGGGGAAATCGCCGTCCTGTTCCAGCTTGCGCAGCATGTTCGGCGTGATCTGGGTCACGCAGACCTCGGGGTGGGAGGCGTCGGCGTTGTCGGCGGCGTGGAAAAGAATGGTCGTGGTATTCTGGATCAAGCGGGCCATGATTCCCGCGGTGCCGGATTCGATCTCGGGGAAAAGCACCTTGAGGCCGTCCAGATCGATGTCCGTGCAAATTTCCACCTCGGAATCCTGGGAGTGGGCGAGGACCCGGCGTTGCAGCGCGGCGCTGATGACGTAGGCATCGTAGCCGTTGCGCATGATGGTTTTGCAGATCGAGATGGCTTCTTTTATCGGCTGAGGCATCCATGTCTCCTTGAATGATCGGGTGCGGTAGGCGAAAGGTCTGTAACAAGCGGGTAAAGATCAGATATCTTCATCTTTTTCCCCCACCTTGGTCAAGCGGTAGCGGAACTGCCGGAAATTGAGCCCGACCATCTCGGCGGCCCGGCCCTTGTGTCCGCCGCAACGGCGCATGGCCTCCTGAAGAACCCTGTGTTCGTGCGTGGCCAGATATTCATCCAGGGTCAGCTGCCCGGACAGGACTTTCTGGAGGCCGCATTCGAGTTCGCCGGCGGGGATTTTTTCGTAGATGACCAGGGCTTCCGAGGTCACGGTGTCGCCGGGCTCCAGGGCCACGGCCCGTTCGACGATGTTTTCCAGTTCCCGCACATTGCCGGGATAATGGTAGCGGAGCAGCTTGCTCCGGGCGTCCCCGGTGAAGCCCTTGAGGGCGCGTTTTTGGGTCTGGCAGGCTTTTTTCAAAAAATGGTCGGCCAGGGTCTGGATATCCTGACCGCGTTCGCGCAGCGGCGGCAGGTGCACCTTGACCCCGCTGAGGCGGTAATACAGATCCTCGCGGAAGGTGCCCTCGGCCACGCACTGCTCGATGTTGCGGTTGGTGGCCGTGATGATGCGCACATCGGCGTGCAATTCCTCGGTGCCGCCCAGGGGGATGAAGCAGCGCTCCTGGACAAAGCGCAGCAGCTTGACCTGGGTCGGCGCGGCCAGCTCGCCAACCTCGTCCAAAAAGATGGTGCCGCCCTCGGCCATTTCCAGAAGCCCCTTCTTGGAGCGGTCGGCGCTGGTGAAAGCCCCCTTGCGGAATCCGAAGAGCTCGCTTTCGACCAGGTTTTCAGGCAGGCCGCCACAGTTGATGGCCAGGAACGGATGGGTGGCCCTGGGGCTTTGCTGGTGAATGGCCCGGGCGAAAAGCTCCTTGCCCGTGCCCGATTCGCCGGTGACGAGGACGTTGATGGTCGTCGGCGCGATGCGCCGCACCAAGTCGAAAAC from Deltaproteobacteria bacterium encodes:
- a CDS encoding sigma-54-dependent Fis family transcriptional regulator: MAKILIVDDDLSLREVLEIALSKKGHAVWTAPDSATALDVLQREAIALILLDLRLGRESGIDLLARIRETWTEVPVLMVTAYADAKSAITAIKHGAKDYITKPFELDDLLFTVERTLETARLKEENAWLKGQINRQYGDIIGQSPQMQAVFDLVRRIAPTTINVLVTGESGTGKELFARAIHQQSPRATHPFLAINCGGLPENLVESELFGFRKGAFTSADRSKKGLLEMAEGGTIFLDEVGELAAPTQVKLLRFVQERCFIPLGGTEELHADVRIITATNRNIEQCVAEGTFREDLYYRLSGVKVHLPPLRERGQDIQTLADHFLKKACQTQKRALKGFTGDARSKLLRYHYPGNVRELENIVERAVALEPGDTVTSEALVIYEKIPAGELECGLQKVLSGQLTLDEYLATHEHRVLQEAMRRCGGHKGRAAEMVGLNFRQFRYRLTKVGEKDEDI